The following DNA comes from Marinitoga litoralis.
TATCAACAGCTATAGCATCTTTTCCAAAAGCCACGCTTAAAATAACATTTGCAGTTTTTCTTCCGACACCTGGTAATTTAATTAATTCTTCTCTTGTTTCAGGTATTTTACCATTATATTTTTCTACAAGTATTTTAGCAGTCTTTATAATATTTTTACTTTTTGTTTTGTATAATCCCACTCCTTTAATATATTTTTCTAATTCTTCTGTCTCTAACTTTGCAAAATCTTCAGGTGTTTTATATTTTTCAAATAATTTAGGAGTTACTTTATTTACCTGATTATCAGTAGTTTGAGCAGAAAGCATAACGGCTATTAATAGT
Coding sequences within:
- the nth gene encoding endonuclease III, which codes for MKKSKKEVKKILDILSKTYTNPQTVLKYNNNFELLIAVMLSAQTTDNQVNKVTPKLFEKYKTPEDFAKLETEELEKYIKGVGLYKTKSKNIIKTAKILVEKYNGKIPETREELIKLPGVGRKTANVILSVAFGKDAIAVDTHVFRVANRIGLANSKDERGTEEDLMKVIPKELWGKAHHWLIFHGRNTCKARNPKCAECPIKDYCDYYKK